One genomic region from Magnetococcales bacterium encodes:
- a CDS encoding radical SAM protein has product MVNLSYYYEIAKNISPIKTTPKVWNYLKYKISQREAIVKTARYTPQVAQLFVTKRCNLDCSYCQVNKILKDGMVDRKAADATLEKVKVIFDNPLFSNALLVDMLGGEPLLAKELDQIVAYLSRRGHIVNVTTNGIKLRERIVDLKQAGVSRISISCYDTNRKKLEANLAEINQIFPTHTSYVLLRSEIENHPEKVLELVRFVRDAGCLSTRFLLYRPMGFNKNLDEIIDDTNPAYPELQRQIESVLPGFCFWPKAVQTKSIKKLCAQLWQRVGCDSLGDVAVCCGIDENLQGPNSNLYGTDPELIYNHPVLVNMRKKFLNNSSEPPDVCKTCNYLADPGW; this is encoded by the coding sequence ATGGTCAATTTATCCTATTATTATGAGATAGCCAAAAATATTTCACCCATCAAAACCACGCCAAAAGTTTGGAATTATTTAAAATACAAAATCTCCCAACGAGAAGCCATCGTCAAGACTGCCCGCTACACACCGCAGGTTGCCCAATTATTTGTCACGAAACGCTGCAATCTTGATTGCAGTTATTGTCAGGTCAATAAAATTTTAAAAGACGGCATGGTTGACAGAAAAGCCGCTGATGCAACCCTGGAAAAAGTGAAAGTCATCTTTGACAATCCCCTTTTTTCCAATGCACTCCTGGTGGATATGCTGGGCGGTGAACCCTTGCTGGCCAAAGAGTTGGATCAGATTGTCGCCTATCTCTCCAGGCGCGGCCACATCGTCAATGTCACCACAAACGGCATCAAATTACGCGAACGTATTGTCGATTTGAAACAGGCCGGCGTGTCACGCATCAGTATCTCCTGCTATGACACGAACAGAAAAAAACTGGAAGCCAATCTTGCCGAAATCAATCAAATTTTTCCGACCCATACCAGCTACGTTCTTTTGCGCAGCGAAATTGAAAACCATCCGGAAAAAGTGTTGGAGTTGGTGCGCTTCGTGCGTGATGCAGGCTGCCTGAGTACGCGCTTTCTGCTCTACCGTCCCATGGGTTTCAATAAAAATCTCGATGAAATCATTGATGATACCAATCCGGCCTATCCTGAGTTGCAACGACAGATCGAGTCCGTGCTGCCGGGTTTTTGCTTCTGGCCCAAGGCCGTCCAGACCAAATCCATCAAAAAGCTGTGTGCCCAATTGTGGCAACGGGTAGGGTGTGATTCCCTGGGCGATGTGGCCGTTTGCTGTGGCATCGATGAAAATTTGCAAGGTCCCAACAGCAATCTGTATGGTACAGATCCTGAGCTGATCTACAATCATCCCGTCCTGGTCAACATGCGCAAAAAATTTCTCAACAACTCCAGCGAACCTCCGGATGTTTGCAAAACCTGCAATTATCTGGCAGATCCCGGCTGGTAA
- a CDS encoding zinc ribbon domain-containing protein, with protein MPLYDYKCDACNGKFEINHAMSDPIATRCPGCGQDKLRKIFSTGGVLGSTKMGQESHAPMPSCPTGGCGGGMCGL; from the coding sequence ATGCCCCTCTACGACTACAAATGTGACGCCTGTAACGGAAAATTTGAAATCAATCACGCGATGTCCGATCCCATCGCCACCCGCTGTCCTGGTTGTGGTCAGGACAAATTGCGCAAAATTTTTTCTACCGGCGGTGTTCTGGGGTCAACAAAAATGGGACAGGAAAGCCATGCCCCCATGCCCTCATGCCCCACCGGTGGCTGTGGCGGCGGTATGTGCGGCCTTTGA
- a CDS encoding 50S ribosomal protein L9, protein MEVILLEKISRYGNLGDVVKVKNGYGRNFLIPSGKALPATRDNIARFEAERAAFEARQKEVRAQAEELATRIAEVQFVLERPAGAADKLFGSVTNADIAAFLKEKGIQVSRSLIELGSPIRTLGEHAGRIRLHPDVIVPMTVRVDRSVKA, encoded by the coding sequence ATGGAAGTCATTCTGCTGGAAAAAATCAGCCGCTACGGCAATCTGGGCGATGTCGTCAAAGTCAAAAATGGCTACGGACGCAACTTTTTGATCCCCAGCGGCAAGGCCCTGCCCGCCACACGGGACAATATCGCCCGCTTCGAAGCCGAACGCGCCGCCTTCGAGGCGCGACAAAAAGAGGTCAGGGCACAGGCCGAAGAACTCGCCACGCGCATTGCCGAGGTGCAATTCGTCCTGGAACGCCCGGCAGGAGCCGCCGATAAACTGTTCGGCTCGGTCACCAATGCCGACATTGCCGCCTTTCTGAAAGAAAAAGGGATCCAGGTCTCGCGCAGCCTGATCGAACTGGGAAGCCCCATTCGTACCCTGGGCGAACACGCAGGCCGGATCCGTCTCCATCCCGATGTGATCGTGCCCATGACCGTGCGCGTGGATCGCAGCGTCAAAGCCTGA